In a single window of the Trichoderma breve strain T069 chromosome 6, whole genome shotgun sequence genome:
- a CDS encoding glycosyl hydrolase family 88 domain-containing protein encodes MASSTDSSRGSPREGLSRHDSQDSLPTSPSVLSMDDSKSHISKILSPNHLATRLAGLYSEAIGAKLWKVASERLEDGKAPAEYPEWAPEDGETPGLYNTKEVNFWTCGFFPGNLYCILERCVRYPMYQPLPGVDRSAFHAELLKLCRAWSAPLHQMAKRTNTHDLGFITQPALRQDWELTGNYESLASVVTAARNLASRYDERMKAVRSWDKSISKRYNITDKETNFLVIVDSMCNMDLLFYAGHQTSDQRLIDIATNHAHFVRKNLIREDDSTWHVVNIDPRDGSLKTKHTHQGYSDDSTWSRGQAWTILGFTQTYIWTKDQVFLETAIRLSEHFLERLRGAKHKYPYVPLWDFDAPVGDEPLRDSSAGMIAANGLLLLHQILGDRSKYLDDALRIARETIDMCQATEPARLVADAESNIRAEGVTFDCILKHATANNNEYALVRYSDHGLVYADYYFLEFGNKLLRMGMV; translated from the exons atggcttcatcaacagACTCTTCACGAGGAAGCCCGCGAGAAGGGCTGTCTCGTCACGATAGTCAAGACAGCCTACCCACATCACCCTCTGTATTGTCGATGGATGATTCGAAATCGCACATTAGCAAGATATTATCTCCTAATCATTTAGCAACTCGACTTGCTGGACTGTATTCCGAAGCCATCGGTGCAAAATTGTGGAAAGTCGCATCGGAGCGCTTGGAAGACGGT AAAGCGCCTGCTGAATACCCTGAATGGGCGCCTGAAGACGGCGAGACACCAGGGCTGTACAACACTAAAGAAGTCAATTTCTGGACGTGCGGCTTCTTCCCGGGAAATCTGTACTGCATCCTAGAGAGATGTGTCAGGTATCCCATGTATCAGCCATTACCGGGAGTAGACCGCTCTGCTTTTCATGCTGAGTTGCTCAAGCTGTGTCGGGCTTGGTCCGCTCCTCTCCACCAGATGGCCAAGAGAACTAATACCCACgaccttggcttcatcaccCAACCTGCTTTGCGGCAGGATTGGGAGTTGACGGGAAACTATGAGAGTCTTGCTTCTGTGGTAACGGCCGCTAGGAACTTGGCATCTCGCTACGATGAGAGAATGAAAGCTGTCAGAAGTTGGGACAAATCTATCAGCAAGAGGTACAACATCACTGACAAGGAGACTAATTTCCTTGTGATTGTGGACAGCATGTGCA acatggaTCTTTTATTCTACGCAGGACATCAAACGTCGGACCAGCGTCTTATTGACATTGCGACAAACCATGCCCATTTTGTTCGAAAGAATTTGATCCGAGAGGACGACTCAACATGGCATGTAGTCAATATCGATCCTCGTGATGGATCTCTGAAAACAAAGCACACTCACCAGGGCTACAGTGACGATTCAACCTGGTCAAG AGGTCAAGCATGGACAATTCTAGGCTTTACACAGACTTACATCTGGACCAAGGACCAAGTTTTCCTAGAAACCGCCATTCGCCTGTCTGAACATTTTCTCGAGCGCCTGCGGGGCGCAAAGCACAAGTATCCTTATGTGCCTTTATGGGACTTTGATGCGcctgttggtgatgagccATTGCGCGACTCTTCTGCGGGCATGATTGCTGCCAACGGTCTTTTGCTCTTACATCAGATCCTGGGAGACAGATCAAAATACCTAGACGACGCGTTACGCATCGCAAGGGAGACGATAGACATGTGTCAAGCAACTGAACCAGCGCGACTGGTCGCCGATGCGGAATCTAACATTAGAGCGGAGGGAGTTACTTTTGAttgcatcttgaagcatGCCACAGCGAACAATAACGAATACGCGCTTGTGAGATACAGTGACCACGGTTTGGTATACGCTGACTATTACTTTCTGGAGTTTGGCAACAAGCTATTAAGAATGGGTATGGTGTAA